From a single Miscanthus floridulus cultivar M001 chromosome 8, ASM1932011v1, whole genome shotgun sequence genomic region:
- the LOC136475768 gene encoding DExH-box ATP-dependent RNA helicase DExH11-like isoform X2, which produces MSMDGPATSPASEVPFRISFSGHGGHLRLDATPHTPSPIPDFVLPPAYPAESPSSVKEYLERNYLNPELHLPTAADSGRVWDVDWFALARPPLEPSAPRTTLAPAWVPPFRRGRQKLQSASESASESQVWDPESVQMDMVDVFDSGTGGIAPRMPGPAKDFVRGSINNRPFRPGGLQDDTAEASALEKALPEGARNGDWVRELMSGGPAQVAPPGFRKGLELGQLKEYKSHWKCFQNGELVEEQPAPSSNDTMEKYSVQFDDLFKIAWEEDAANKLLQEGVVEQSAEEIGEQKVDALQDASETITTLDAEKQEVDVIRDVPETQTDLDQMLSSEVQAAAGREPGVSGDEKPTLDGMVWALVGGDEDIVTKFYKLVPDMAIEFPFELDKFQKEAIYYLEKGESVFVAAHTSAGKTVVAEYAFALATKHCTRAVYTAPIKTISNQKYRDFSGKFDVGLLTGDVSIRPEATCLIMTTEILRSMLYRGADIIRDIEWVIFDEVHYVNDAERGVVWEEVIIMLPKHINIVLLSATVPNTVEFADWIGRTKQKKIRVTSTNKRPVPLEHCLFYSGEVYKICERDMFLTQGCKEAKDAFKKKNSNKFGVKPGPKSGTPAVRAGTQGKNPDTSNKGRDQKYPKHHNSNSGAATVQQSSSGPKRFETLFWMPLVNNLLKKSLVPVVIFCFSKNRCDKSADSMFGADLTSSSEKSEIRVFCDKAFSRLKGSDRNLPQVVGIQSLLRRGIGVHHAGLLPIVKEVVEMLFCRGVIKVLFSTETFAMGVNAPARTAVFDSLRKFDGKEHRKLLPGEYIQMAGRAGRRGLDNIGTVIIMCRDEIPEESDLKNLIVGKPTRLESQFRLTYTMILHLLRVEEMKVEDMLKRSFAEFHAQKNLPEKEKLLLQMLRQPTRTIECIKGEPSIEEYYEMALEAEEHREFITEAIMKLPNSQQFLTPGRLVVVKSDSDDDHLLGVILKNPSTTLKKYVVLVLTGDCSSSVLAPEFNKNEKGPGDFQGGQFIALKGKRGMDDEYYSSSVSSRKSSGVITIKLPYKGDASGMGFEVRAIENKEIMSICTSKIKIDQVRLLEDPNKTAYSRTVQQLIKEQPDGTKYPPALDAIKDLKMKDMDLVKSYHAYHRLLQQMSENKCHGCIKLKEHISLMEEQKMYKDELNKLQFQMSDEALQQMPEFQGRIDVLKVIDYIDSDLVVQLKGRVACEMNSGEELISTECLFENQLDDLEPEEAVAIMSAFVFQQRNASEPSLTPKLAEAKKRLYDTAIKLGKLQADFKVPVDPEEYARDHLKFGLVEVVYEWAKGTPFSDICELTDVSEGIIVRTIVRLDETCREFRNAASIMGNSALFKKMEIASNAIKRDIVFAASLYVTGI; this is translated from the exons ATGTCCATGGACGGCCCTGCCACCTCGCCGGCGAGCGAGGTGCCGTTCCGCATCAGCTTCTCCGGCCACGGCGGCCACCTCCGCCTCGACGCTACCCCGCACACGCCCAGTCCCATTCCGGACTTCGTCCTG CCGCCGGCTTACCCGGCCGAGAGCCCGAGCAGCGTGAAGGAGTACCTCGAGAGGAACTACCTCAACCCCGAGCTGCACCTCCCCACCGCGGCCGATAGCGGGAGGGTGTGGGATGTCGATTGGTTCGCCCTGGCCAGGCCGCCCCTGGAGCCCTCCGCCCCCCGCACCACGCTCGCGCCCGCCTGGGTACCGCCTTTCCGGCGCGGCCGGCAGAAGCTGCAGTCCGCGTCGGAGTCCGCGTCGGAGTCGCAAGTGTGGGATCCTGAGTCCGTGCAAATGGATATGGTCGACGTGTTCGATTCAGGGACCGGGGGTATAGCGCCTCGGATGCCTGGTCCGGCGAAGGACTTCGTCAGGGGGAGCATCAACAACAGACCTTTTCGTCCAGGCGGTCTGCAGGATGACACCGCTGAGGCGTCTGCGCTGGAGAAGGCGCTCCCAGAGGGTGCACGGAATGGTGATTGGGTGCGTGAGCTCATGAGTGGTGGCCCAGCGCAGGTTGCTCCTCCAGGGTTCCGTAAGGGATTGGAGCTGGGTCAGTTGAAG GAGTATAAAAGCCATTGGAAGTGTTTCCAGAATGGAGAACTTGTAGAGGAGCAACCTGCACCATCATCGAATGACACAATG GAAAAGTACTCTGTGCAGTTTGATGATCTTTTCAAGATAGCGTGGGAGGAAGATGCTGCCAACAAGTTGTTGCAGGAGGGTGTTGTTGAACAATCTGCTGAAG AAATTGGCGAACAAAAAGTTGATGCATTGCAGGATGCTTCCGAGACTATAACAACTTTAGATGCTGAGAAACAGGAAGTTGATGTCATAAGGGATGTTCCTGAAACTCAAACAGACTTGGATCAAATGTTATCTTCCGAAGTACAGGCTGCTGCAGGCAGAGAACCAGGTGTATCAGGTGATGAGAAGCCAACACTGGATGGCATG GTTTGGGCACTTGTTGGTGGGGACGAAGACATAGTGACTAAGTTCTACAAACTCGTTCCAGATATGGCAATCGAGTTTCCATTTGAATTGGATAAGTTCCAGAAGGAG GCTATATATTATCTCGAGAAGGGTGAATCAGTCTTTGTTGCAGCCCATACTTCGGCTGGAAAGACAGTTGTTGCTGAGTATGCATTCGCATTAGCAACAAAA CATTGCACTAGGGCTGTCTATACTGCTCCTATTAAAACTATCAGCAACCAGAAATACAGAGATTTTTCTGGGAAGTTTGATGTGGGACTTCTGACAGGAGATGTTAGCATCAGGCCAGAGGCAACTTGCTTAATTATGACTACTGAAATATTACGTTCAATGCTCTACAGAGGTGCGGACATTATACGTGATATTGAATGG GTAATCTTCGATGAAGTGCATTATGTAAATGATGCTGAAAGAGGTGTAGTCTGGGAGGAGGTTATTATAATGCTCCCGAAGCACATTAACATTGTTCTTCTTTCGGCAACG GTCCCAAATACTGTTGAATTTGCTGACTGGATTGGTCGGACAAAGCAGAAGAAAATTCGTGTCACGTC GACCAACAAAAGGCCTGTTCCGCTTGAGCATTGCTTGTTCTACTCTGGAGAGGTGTACAAAATATGTGAGAGGGACATGTTTCTTACTCAAGGATGTAAAGAAGCAAAAGATGCTTTCAAAAAGAAAAATTCGAATAAGTTTGGAGTGAAACCTGGTCCAAAGTCAGGAACCCCTGCAGTACGTGCTGGAACTCAAGGCAAAAATCCAGATACATCCAACAAGGGGAGAGATCAGAAGTACCCAAAGCACCACAATTCCAATTCAGGAGCAGCCACAGTTCAACAAAGCTCCTCAGGGCCAAAGAGATTTGAAACTTTATTTTGGATGCCACTTGTGAATAACCTTCTGAAGAAATCCCTTGTGCCT GTGGTGATTTTTTGTTTCTCAAAGAACCGCTGTGATAAATCGGCAGATAGTATGTTTGGCGCTGATCTCACCAGTAGTTCGGAGAAAAGTGAAATACGTGTCTTCTGTGACAAGGCGTTTTCACGTCTTAAAGGATCTGATAGGAACCTTCCACAG GTTGTAGGAATACAAAGCCTTCTGCGAAGAGGAATTGGAGTACACCATGCTGGACTTCTCCCTATTGTGAAGGAAGTTGTTGAGATGTTATTCTGTCGTGGTGTAATCAAG GTACTGTTTTCCACTGAGACATTTGCAATGGGTGTTAATGCACCAGCAAGAACG GCTGTGTTTGATTCTTTAAGAAAGTTTGATGGAAAAGAACACCGAAAATTGCTTCCAGGGGAGTATATTCAAATGGCTGGGCGAGCTGGTCGGAGAGGACTTGATAACATTGGTACTGTGATCATTATGTGTCGTGATGAAATTCCTGAAGAAAGCGATTTGAAAAATCTGATCGTTGGAAAACCAACTCGTTTGGAATCTCAATTTCGATTAACATACACTATGATACTACATCTTCTGCGTGTGGAGGAAATGAAG GTCGAGGACATGCTCAAGAGAAGTTTTGCCGAATTCCATGCTCAAAAGAATTTGCCTGAGAAGGAAAAGCTACTTCTGCAAATGCTTCGTCAACCTACAAGGACAATAGA GTGCATAAAAGGAGAGCCTTCTATtgaggaatactatgagatggcTTTAGAAGCTGAGGAACATAGGGAATTTATAACAGAAGCAATTATGAAGCTGCCTAATTCTCAACAGTTTCTTACGCCTGGGAGATTGGTGGTTGTTAAATCTGATTCT GATGATGATCACTTGCTTGGTGTTATACTGAAAAATCCATCTACAACGCTAAAGAAATATGTTGTTCTGGTATTGACCGGTGATTGCAGTTCATCTGTACTAGCCCCTGAGTTTAATAAAAATGAAAAGGGACCTGGGGATTTTCAAGGAGGACAATTTATTGCTCTGAAAGGAAAACGTGGCATGGACGATGAATATTACTCTTCTTCTGTTAGTTCACGAAAAAGTTCAGGTGTAATAACTATCAAGCTACCATACAAGGGGGATGCATCTGGAATGGGCTTTGAAGTAAGAGCAATTGAGAATAAAGAAATCATGAGTATATGCACCAGCAAAATAAAGATCGATCAAGTCAGACTCCTTGAGGATCCTAACAAAACTGCATACTCTAGAACTGTCCAACAGCTTATAAAGGAGCAACCAGATGGAACTAAGTATCCTCCTGCTTTAGATGCAATAAAAG ATCTAAAAATGAAAGACATGGATCTTGTTAAAAGCTACCATGCATACCACAGACTACTGCAACAAATGTCTGAAAACAAGTGCCATGGTTGTATAAAACTAAAGGAGCATATATCATTGATGGAGGAGCAAAAGATGTACAAGGATGAGTTGAATAAATTGCAATTCCAAATGTCAGACGAGGCACTTCAACAGATGCCGGAGTTTCAAGGCAGA ATTGATGTACTGAAGGTAATCGACTACATTGATTCTGATCTAGTTGTGCAACTTAAGGGTCGAGTAGCATGTGAAATGAACTCCGGTGAGGAGTTAATATCAACAGAATGTCTGTTTGAAAACCAACTGGATGACCTAGAACCTGAAGAAGCTGTGGCTATTATGTCTGCTTTCGTCTTCCAACAGCGGAATGCTTCAGAACCATCTCTTACTCCAAAACTGGCTGAAGCCAAAAAGAG GCTTTATGATACAGCAATCAAATTAGGAAAGCTCCAAGCAGATTTCAAGGTGCCCGTGGACCCTGAAGAGTATGCACGTGATCATCTCAAGTTTGGCCTTGTTGAGGTTGTCTACGAGTGGGCAAAG GGGACGCCTTTCTCAGACATATGTGAGCTGACTGATGTATCCGAAGGGATAATTGTAAGAACAATCGTCCGTCTGGATGAAACATGCAGGGAATTCAGGAATGCAGCTTCCATCATGGGGAACTCTGCGCTGTTCAAGAAGATGGAGATCGCGTCCAATGCTATTAAGCGTGACATTGTGTTTGCAGCAAGCTTGTATGTCACAGGAATCTAG
- the LOC136475768 gene encoding DExH-box ATP-dependent RNA helicase DExH11-like isoform X1 translates to MSMDGPATSPASEVPFRISFSGHGGHLRLDATPHTPSPIPDFVLPPAYPAESPSSVKEYLERNYLNPELHLPTAADSGRVWDVDWFALARPPLEPSAPRTTLAPAWVPPFRRGRQKLQSASESASESQVWDPESVQMDMVDVFDSGTGGIAPRMPGPAKDFVRGSINNRPFRPGGLQDDTAEASALEKALPEGARNGDWVRELMSGGPAQVAPPGFRKGLELGQLKEYKSHWKCFQNGELVEEQPAPSSNDTMEKYSVQFDDLFKIAWEEDAANKLLQEGVVEQSAEGEGINEIGEQKVDALQDASETITTLDAEKQEVDVIRDVPETQTDLDQMLSSEVQAAAGREPGVSGDEKPTLDGMVWALVGGDEDIVTKFYKLVPDMAIEFPFELDKFQKEAIYYLEKGESVFVAAHTSAGKTVVAEYAFALATKHCTRAVYTAPIKTISNQKYRDFSGKFDVGLLTGDVSIRPEATCLIMTTEILRSMLYRGADIIRDIEWVIFDEVHYVNDAERGVVWEEVIIMLPKHINIVLLSATVPNTVEFADWIGRTKQKKIRVTSTNKRPVPLEHCLFYSGEVYKICERDMFLTQGCKEAKDAFKKKNSNKFGVKPGPKSGTPAVRAGTQGKNPDTSNKGRDQKYPKHHNSNSGAATVQQSSSGPKRFETLFWMPLVNNLLKKSLVPVVIFCFSKNRCDKSADSMFGADLTSSSEKSEIRVFCDKAFSRLKGSDRNLPQVVGIQSLLRRGIGVHHAGLLPIVKEVVEMLFCRGVIKVLFSTETFAMGVNAPARTAVFDSLRKFDGKEHRKLLPGEYIQMAGRAGRRGLDNIGTVIIMCRDEIPEESDLKNLIVGKPTRLESQFRLTYTMILHLLRVEEMKVEDMLKRSFAEFHAQKNLPEKEKLLLQMLRQPTRTIECIKGEPSIEEYYEMALEAEEHREFITEAIMKLPNSQQFLTPGRLVVVKSDSDDDHLLGVILKNPSTTLKKYVVLVLTGDCSSSVLAPEFNKNEKGPGDFQGGQFIALKGKRGMDDEYYSSSVSSRKSSGVITIKLPYKGDASGMGFEVRAIENKEIMSICTSKIKIDQVRLLEDPNKTAYSRTVQQLIKEQPDGTKYPPALDAIKDLKMKDMDLVKSYHAYHRLLQQMSENKCHGCIKLKEHISLMEEQKMYKDELNKLQFQMSDEALQQMPEFQGRIDVLKVIDYIDSDLVVQLKGRVACEMNSGEELISTECLFENQLDDLEPEEAVAIMSAFVFQQRNASEPSLTPKLAEAKKRLYDTAIKLGKLQADFKVPVDPEEYARDHLKFGLVEVVYEWAKGTPFSDICELTDVSEGIIVRTIVRLDETCREFRNAASIMGNSALFKKMEIASNAIKRDIVFAASLYVTGI, encoded by the exons ATGTCCATGGACGGCCCTGCCACCTCGCCGGCGAGCGAGGTGCCGTTCCGCATCAGCTTCTCCGGCCACGGCGGCCACCTCCGCCTCGACGCTACCCCGCACACGCCCAGTCCCATTCCGGACTTCGTCCTG CCGCCGGCTTACCCGGCCGAGAGCCCGAGCAGCGTGAAGGAGTACCTCGAGAGGAACTACCTCAACCCCGAGCTGCACCTCCCCACCGCGGCCGATAGCGGGAGGGTGTGGGATGTCGATTGGTTCGCCCTGGCCAGGCCGCCCCTGGAGCCCTCCGCCCCCCGCACCACGCTCGCGCCCGCCTGGGTACCGCCTTTCCGGCGCGGCCGGCAGAAGCTGCAGTCCGCGTCGGAGTCCGCGTCGGAGTCGCAAGTGTGGGATCCTGAGTCCGTGCAAATGGATATGGTCGACGTGTTCGATTCAGGGACCGGGGGTATAGCGCCTCGGATGCCTGGTCCGGCGAAGGACTTCGTCAGGGGGAGCATCAACAACAGACCTTTTCGTCCAGGCGGTCTGCAGGATGACACCGCTGAGGCGTCTGCGCTGGAGAAGGCGCTCCCAGAGGGTGCACGGAATGGTGATTGGGTGCGTGAGCTCATGAGTGGTGGCCCAGCGCAGGTTGCTCCTCCAGGGTTCCGTAAGGGATTGGAGCTGGGTCAGTTGAAG GAGTATAAAAGCCATTGGAAGTGTTTCCAGAATGGAGAACTTGTAGAGGAGCAACCTGCACCATCATCGAATGACACAATG GAAAAGTACTCTGTGCAGTTTGATGATCTTTTCAAGATAGCGTGGGAGGAAGATGCTGCCAACAAGTTGTTGCAGGAGGGTGTTGTTGAACAATCTGCTGAAGGTGAAGGAATCAATG AAATTGGCGAACAAAAAGTTGATGCATTGCAGGATGCTTCCGAGACTATAACAACTTTAGATGCTGAGAAACAGGAAGTTGATGTCATAAGGGATGTTCCTGAAACTCAAACAGACTTGGATCAAATGTTATCTTCCGAAGTACAGGCTGCTGCAGGCAGAGAACCAGGTGTATCAGGTGATGAGAAGCCAACACTGGATGGCATG GTTTGGGCACTTGTTGGTGGGGACGAAGACATAGTGACTAAGTTCTACAAACTCGTTCCAGATATGGCAATCGAGTTTCCATTTGAATTGGATAAGTTCCAGAAGGAG GCTATATATTATCTCGAGAAGGGTGAATCAGTCTTTGTTGCAGCCCATACTTCGGCTGGAAAGACAGTTGTTGCTGAGTATGCATTCGCATTAGCAACAAAA CATTGCACTAGGGCTGTCTATACTGCTCCTATTAAAACTATCAGCAACCAGAAATACAGAGATTTTTCTGGGAAGTTTGATGTGGGACTTCTGACAGGAGATGTTAGCATCAGGCCAGAGGCAACTTGCTTAATTATGACTACTGAAATATTACGTTCAATGCTCTACAGAGGTGCGGACATTATACGTGATATTGAATGG GTAATCTTCGATGAAGTGCATTATGTAAATGATGCTGAAAGAGGTGTAGTCTGGGAGGAGGTTATTATAATGCTCCCGAAGCACATTAACATTGTTCTTCTTTCGGCAACG GTCCCAAATACTGTTGAATTTGCTGACTGGATTGGTCGGACAAAGCAGAAGAAAATTCGTGTCACGTC GACCAACAAAAGGCCTGTTCCGCTTGAGCATTGCTTGTTCTACTCTGGAGAGGTGTACAAAATATGTGAGAGGGACATGTTTCTTACTCAAGGATGTAAAGAAGCAAAAGATGCTTTCAAAAAGAAAAATTCGAATAAGTTTGGAGTGAAACCTGGTCCAAAGTCAGGAACCCCTGCAGTACGTGCTGGAACTCAAGGCAAAAATCCAGATACATCCAACAAGGGGAGAGATCAGAAGTACCCAAAGCACCACAATTCCAATTCAGGAGCAGCCACAGTTCAACAAAGCTCCTCAGGGCCAAAGAGATTTGAAACTTTATTTTGGATGCCACTTGTGAATAACCTTCTGAAGAAATCCCTTGTGCCT GTGGTGATTTTTTGTTTCTCAAAGAACCGCTGTGATAAATCGGCAGATAGTATGTTTGGCGCTGATCTCACCAGTAGTTCGGAGAAAAGTGAAATACGTGTCTTCTGTGACAAGGCGTTTTCACGTCTTAAAGGATCTGATAGGAACCTTCCACAG GTTGTAGGAATACAAAGCCTTCTGCGAAGAGGAATTGGAGTACACCATGCTGGACTTCTCCCTATTGTGAAGGAAGTTGTTGAGATGTTATTCTGTCGTGGTGTAATCAAG GTACTGTTTTCCACTGAGACATTTGCAATGGGTGTTAATGCACCAGCAAGAACG GCTGTGTTTGATTCTTTAAGAAAGTTTGATGGAAAAGAACACCGAAAATTGCTTCCAGGGGAGTATATTCAAATGGCTGGGCGAGCTGGTCGGAGAGGACTTGATAACATTGGTACTGTGATCATTATGTGTCGTGATGAAATTCCTGAAGAAAGCGATTTGAAAAATCTGATCGTTGGAAAACCAACTCGTTTGGAATCTCAATTTCGATTAACATACACTATGATACTACATCTTCTGCGTGTGGAGGAAATGAAG GTCGAGGACATGCTCAAGAGAAGTTTTGCCGAATTCCATGCTCAAAAGAATTTGCCTGAGAAGGAAAAGCTACTTCTGCAAATGCTTCGTCAACCTACAAGGACAATAGA GTGCATAAAAGGAGAGCCTTCTATtgaggaatactatgagatggcTTTAGAAGCTGAGGAACATAGGGAATTTATAACAGAAGCAATTATGAAGCTGCCTAATTCTCAACAGTTTCTTACGCCTGGGAGATTGGTGGTTGTTAAATCTGATTCT GATGATGATCACTTGCTTGGTGTTATACTGAAAAATCCATCTACAACGCTAAAGAAATATGTTGTTCTGGTATTGACCGGTGATTGCAGTTCATCTGTACTAGCCCCTGAGTTTAATAAAAATGAAAAGGGACCTGGGGATTTTCAAGGAGGACAATTTATTGCTCTGAAAGGAAAACGTGGCATGGACGATGAATATTACTCTTCTTCTGTTAGTTCACGAAAAAGTTCAGGTGTAATAACTATCAAGCTACCATACAAGGGGGATGCATCTGGAATGGGCTTTGAAGTAAGAGCAATTGAGAATAAAGAAATCATGAGTATATGCACCAGCAAAATAAAGATCGATCAAGTCAGACTCCTTGAGGATCCTAACAAAACTGCATACTCTAGAACTGTCCAACAGCTTATAAAGGAGCAACCAGATGGAACTAAGTATCCTCCTGCTTTAGATGCAATAAAAG ATCTAAAAATGAAAGACATGGATCTTGTTAAAAGCTACCATGCATACCACAGACTACTGCAACAAATGTCTGAAAACAAGTGCCATGGTTGTATAAAACTAAAGGAGCATATATCATTGATGGAGGAGCAAAAGATGTACAAGGATGAGTTGAATAAATTGCAATTCCAAATGTCAGACGAGGCACTTCAACAGATGCCGGAGTTTCAAGGCAGA ATTGATGTACTGAAGGTAATCGACTACATTGATTCTGATCTAGTTGTGCAACTTAAGGGTCGAGTAGCATGTGAAATGAACTCCGGTGAGGAGTTAATATCAACAGAATGTCTGTTTGAAAACCAACTGGATGACCTAGAACCTGAAGAAGCTGTGGCTATTATGTCTGCTTTCGTCTTCCAACAGCGGAATGCTTCAGAACCATCTCTTACTCCAAAACTGGCTGAAGCCAAAAAGAG GCTTTATGATACAGCAATCAAATTAGGAAAGCTCCAAGCAGATTTCAAGGTGCCCGTGGACCCTGAAGAGTATGCACGTGATCATCTCAAGTTTGGCCTTGTTGAGGTTGTCTACGAGTGGGCAAAG GGGACGCCTTTCTCAGACATATGTGAGCTGACTGATGTATCCGAAGGGATAATTGTAAGAACAATCGTCCGTCTGGATGAAACATGCAGGGAATTCAGGAATGCAGCTTCCATCATGGGGAACTCTGCGCTGTTCAAGAAGATGGAGATCGCGTCCAATGCTATTAAGCGTGACATTGTGTTTGCAGCAAGCTTGTATGTCACAGGAATCTAG